Genomic DNA from Pseudomonas sp. CCC3.1:
CGCAGCAGCGTCTTGCAGGTTTAACGCTTTCACTTCTCCAATCACGATCAGGTGATCACCTGCGGGGTATTCGGCGTGAATTTCGCAATCTAGCCAGTGCAGGCTGCCGGCTATGACCGGATTGCCCAGCGGCGATTGCTGCCATTGGACTCCATGCCATTTGTCCGCGCCGCGCCGGGCGAATTGGTTGGAGATCCTGACCTGCTCACCTGACAGGATATTGACCGCGAATCGGCCTGCCTGACGAATTTTGGGGTAGCTGGCCGAGCTGGACATGACGCTGAATGACACCAGCGGCGGGTTCATTGACACGCTGTAGAACGACTGGCAGGTGAAGCCAATCGGCTCGTCATCAAGGTGGGAAGTAATCACCGTGATGCCGGATGCGTAATGCCCGAGCGCTTCGCGAAAGCTCAATGGCTCGATAGCCGTACTGAGTAGTGACATAGGCAGTCCTGAATAGTGGGGGCATTTCGAAAGGCCTG
This window encodes:
- a CDS encoding flavin reductase family protein; the encoded protein is MSLLSTAIEPLSFREALGHYASGITVITSHLDDEPIGFTCQSFYSVSMNPPLVSFSVMSSSASYPKIRQAGRFAVNILSGEQVRISNQFARRGADKWHGVQWQQSPLGNPVIAGSLHWLDCEIHAEYPAGDHLIVIGEVKALNLQDAAATQPLLYFKGQYCNLEAHSGV